A part of Lacinutrix sp. 5H-3-7-4 genomic DNA contains:
- a CDS encoding (deoxy)nucleoside triphosphate pyrophosphohydrolase: MKTIPVTCAIIQFDDKILAVQRSETMKLPLKWEFAGGKIEEGETEVECIKREIFEELNIKIEIKDKLTPVTHEYPDFKIKLIPFTAEYISGELILNEHVNSVLVNKKELINLDWAEADLPILQEYLSL; this comes from the coding sequence ATGAAAACTATTCCTGTAACTTGTGCAATCATTCAATTTGATGATAAAATTTTAGCAGTTCAAAGAAGTGAAACGATGAAACTCCCTTTGAAATGGGAATTTGCAGGTGGAAAAATTGAAGAAGGAGAAACAGAAGTTGAATGTATAAAAAGAGAAATTTTTGAGGAATTAAATATCAAAATTGAAATCAAAGATAAGTTAACTCCTGTAACTCATGAATATCCTGATTTTAAAATTAAATTAATTCCTTTTACTGCTGAATATATTTCAGGTGAATTAATACTTAATGAACATGTTAACTCCGTTTTAGTTAATAAAAAAGAATTGATTAATTTAGATTGGGCTGAAGCAGATTTGCCAATTTTACAAGAATATTTATCACTATGA
- a CDS encoding co-chaperone YbbN produces the protein MSKFGELIDVNIPVLLDFFTEWNEQSTAMHPVLRDVAAALGDKAKVIKIDVEKNKELSEALRVKGLPTLIIYKDGEMKWRQSGEQDANTLIALVQSYF, from the coding sequence ATGTCAAAATTTGGAGAATTAATAGATGTAAATATTCCAGTCTTATTAGACTTTTTTACAGAATGGAATGAGCAGTCAACAGCAATGCATCCAGTGTTAAGAGATGTAGCAGCTGCACTTGGCGACAAAGCAAAAGTTATTAAAATTGATGTTGAAAAAAACAAAGAACTTTCTGAAGCTTTACGTGTAAAAGGTTTACCAACACTTATTATTTATAAAGATGGTGAAATGAAATGGCGACAGAGTGGAGAACAAGATGCAAATACTTTAATAGCACTTGTACAATCTTATTTCTAA
- a CDS encoding isoaspartyl peptidase/L-asparaginase family protein, with protein MKRRKFLKNATLSTAGLAVGATIVNCTNDKKTPTTPVTKTTQKATLPLVVATWNYPNATAAAYKVLKNGGTALDAVEAGCKIEEADINNQTVGKGGLPDREGNVTLDACIMDKNGNCGAVVYLQNITHAITVARHVMENTPHVMLAGVGAEQFAYEIGLKKENLLTNASKKAWEKWKIESKYKPIINIENHDTIGMLAIDKNGDISGACSTSGLAYKMAGRVGDSPIIGAGLFVDNEIGACVATGLGEEVVKTVGSFLVVELMRQGKSPQDACEEAIKRIVNKPNSDFKNFQVGYIAVNKQGETGSFSIHQWFSMTKFQDGKNENIQSQFIVKA; from the coding sequence ATGAAACGTAGAAAATTTCTTAAAAATGCAACTTTATCCACTGCTGGTTTAGCTGTTGGAGCCACAATAGTAAATTGTACCAACGATAAAAAAACGCCAACAACACCTGTAACAAAAACAACACAAAAAGCCACTTTACCTCTTGTAGTTGCAACGTGGAATTATCCTAATGCAACAGCAGCTGCTTACAAGGTTTTAAAAAATGGAGGCACAGCGTTAGACGCTGTTGAAGCTGGATGTAAAATTGAAGAAGCAGATATCAATAATCAAACCGTTGGAAAAGGCGGATTACCAGATCGCGAAGGCAATGTAACTTTAGATGCTTGTATTATGGACAAAAATGGCAATTGTGGTGCTGTAGTCTATCTTCAAAATATCACTCACGCTATTACTGTAGCACGACATGTAATGGAAAACACGCCACATGTTATGCTTGCAGGAGTTGGCGCAGAACAATTTGCTTACGAAATAGGTTTAAAAAAAGAGAATTTACTTACCAACGCTTCAAAAAAAGCTTGGGAAAAATGGAAAATAGAATCTAAATACAAACCTATTATAAATATTGAAAACCATGATACTATTGGCATGCTTGCTATAGATAAAAATGGTGATATTTCTGGAGCTTGTAGCACAAGTGGACTTGCATATAAAATGGCAGGTCGTGTTGGCGATTCGCCAATAATTGGCGCAGGCTTATTTGTAGATAACGAAATTGGAGCTTGTGTAGCAACTGGCTTAGGTGAAGAAGTCGTTAAAACCGTTGGTAGCTTTTTAGTAGTAGAACTTATGCGCCAAGGCAAATCGCCACAAGACGCTTGCGAAGAAGCCATAAAACGTATTGTAAATAAACCAAATAGCGATTTTAAAAATTTTCAAGTTGGTTATATTGCTGTAAATAAGCAAGGAGAAACAGGCAGTTTCTCTATACATCAATGGTTTAGCATGACTAAATTTCAAGATGGAAAGAATGAAAATATTCAATCTCAATTTATTGTAAAAGCATAA
- a CDS encoding glucose transporter: protein MTSQNNKSALTTLVTVFFFWGFIAASNGVFIPFCKTYFNIDQFQSQLVDFAFYGAYYIGALALFIISSAVKKDILNKWGYKNGIIYGLLLSAVGAFIMYPATVGAEQGQTAVFYLVLFALFIVGLGFSLQQTTANPFAIALGDPATGSHRLNLAGGINSFGTTIGPVVVALVIFGTASVSPEELVNMIKNNEITLSTVQMLYLGVGFLFLLAAALFYFSKKLPALKSDTVFEPANKARNLLIILTVVIVACFGYIFSTYSGETVVSETLENTRLILLFVALFAVVASVFIANSSASKNAVGWGAMKYPQLVLGMLAIFCYVGVEVTIQSNLGELLKQVADKVANLNPLGLPILNDAQIAPFISLYWGGLMIGRWVGAITVFNPSKGLKKWLLIIVPYLAFGVILLVNYGKYSSDQILFFCVCIAVQIAGFFMAKDNPVNTLKIFASLGVLGMLIGLFTTGNLALFAFLSGGLFCSIMWPCIFTLSIAGLGKYTSQGSAFLIMMILGGAIIPPLQGKIADIFTIQSSYWIAVMCFAYLLFYAFRTKTVLDKQGVKY, encoded by the coding sequence ATGACAAGTCAAAACAACAAATCTGCTTTAACCACTTTGGTTACAGTCTTCTTTTTTTGGGGATTTATAGCAGCATCTAACGGTGTGTTTATTCCGTTTTGTAAAACGTATTTTAATATCGATCAATTTCAATCTCAATTAGTCGATTTTGCATTTTATGGCGCTTATTATATAGGTGCATTAGCATTATTTATAATTTCCAGCGCAGTAAAAAAAGATATTTTAAATAAATGGGGTTATAAAAACGGGATTATTTATGGGTTGTTACTTTCTGCTGTTGGCGCCTTTATAATGTATCCTGCAACTGTTGGAGCAGAACAAGGTCAAACTGCTGTTTTCTACCTTGTTCTTTTTGCTTTATTTATAGTAGGCTTAGGGTTTTCTTTACAGCAAACAACAGCAAATCCATTTGCTATTGCACTTGGTGATCCGGCTACAGGTTCTCACAGATTAAATCTTGCTGGAGGAATTAATTCTTTTGGAACAACCATTGGACCTGTAGTTGTTGCTCTTGTAATTTTTGGTACCGCATCAGTAAGTCCAGAAGAACTGGTTAACATGATTAAAAATAATGAAATCACATTAAGTACTGTACAAATGCTATACTTAGGCGTTGGTTTTTTATTTTTATTAGCTGCAGCGTTATTCTATTTTTCAAAAAAATTGCCTGCTTTAAAATCAGACACTGTATTTGAACCAGCTAATAAAGCAAGAAATTTACTTATAATTTTAACCGTAGTTATAGTAGCTTGTTTTGGCTATATTTTTAGCACCTATTCTGGTGAAACAGTAGTTTCAGAAACTCTAGAAAACACACGTTTAATATTATTATTTGTAGCCTTATTTGCTGTAGTCGCTTCTGTATTTATAGCAAACTCTAGTGCTTCAAAAAATGCCGTTGGTTGGGGAGCGATGAAGTATCCTCAATTGGTTTTAGGCATGTTAGCTATCTTTTGTTACGTTGGTGTAGAAGTCACAATTCAAAGTAATTTAGGCGAGCTTTTAAAACAAGTTGCAGATAAAGTCGCAAACTTAAATCCGTTAGGATTACCAATTTTAAACGATGCACAAATCGCACCATTTATTTCACTTTATTGGGGCGGATTAATGATTGGGCGTTGGGTTGGTGCTATTACTGTATTTAACCCAAGTAAAGGTTTAAAAAAGTGGTTGTTAATAATTGTACCTTACTTAGCCTTTGGCGTAATATTATTGGTTAATTATGGTAAATATTCTAGTGACCAAATTTTATTTTTCTGTGTATGTATTGCAGTACAAATAGCAGGTTTCTTTATGGCAAAAGACAATCCTGTAAACACATTAAAAATCTTTGCTTCACTAGGTGTTTTAGGCATGCTAATTGGCTTATTTACAACTGGTAACTTAGCCTTGTTTGCCTTTTTATCTGGTGGTTTATTTTGTTCAATTATGTGGCCTTGTATATTTACTTTAAGTATTGCTGGTTTAGGAAAATATACTTCTCAAGGTTCTGCTTTTTTAATCATGATGATTCTTGGCGGTGCAATTATTCCTCCGTTACAAGGAAAAATTGCCGATATTTTTACTATTCAGTCTTCATATTGGATTGCTGTAATGTGTTTTGCTTACTTACTATTTTATGCCTTTAGAACAAAAACAGTTTTAGACAAACAAGGTGTAAAATATTAA
- a CDS encoding GH92 family glycosyl hydrolase, with translation MKYNIIFLFSFLLLLTQCKEDNKQEKSIKNKPLIAYVNPFIGTGGHGHTYPGATMPFGMMQLSPDTRLDGWDGCSGYHYSDNEIYGFSHTHLSGTGVSDYGDILIMPTNEQVFNNGADGKKGYKSKFSHDNEIAEPGYYKVHLDDTDINVELTVSKRSGIHKYQFPSPNNQYAIVDLTHRDKVLDAKIEKISDTEIVGYRFSEAWATDQRLYFVIKTSHAFNDVLQSPPKTGMPGAQKIALNFINPNNEPVYVKVGISAVDIEGAKENLKAEIGNQTFNQVKKTAQDFWEKQLQKIVVESDNKDYKTNFYTSMYHVALAPNLYQDVTGNYRGMDMEIHKSVGFDYYTVFSLWDTYRAAHPLYTIIEQDRTNDFINTFLAKYNEGGIMPIWDLSANYTGCMIGYHAVPVIADAYLKGIRDYDHNLALEAMLHSATRDKLGLKSYKTFGYIPVEEESESVSKTLEYAYDDWSIAQMAKAMNKTEVFKNYTQRAQNYKNVFDPETQFMRGRFRNTWFAPFDPYEVNFNYTEANAWQYSFYVPQDISGFINLLDGKQNLEKNLDKLFVATNETSGRHQKDITGLIGQYAHGNEPSHHMAYLYNFVNKPHKTQEKVHQILTELYTNTPDGISGNEDCGQMSAWYIFSSIGFYPVTPGSNQYIIGTPLFKNATFNLENGKTFTVSATNLSDTNKYIASASLNGKPLQQSFITHQDIMNGGTLHFKMTNSPSNWATKDSEIPETKIEEHLIVTPPFIAKGDTAFKGETEVVLKSNTKNAIIYYSENNSEFKKYTKPFSISEALKLNVYAELNAKKSKTITTHFFKIDPNLSVTLKTKYANQYNGGGNNALIDGILGTQDFRTGTWQGYFNEDLVAIVDLGSEQLVNLVKINFLQDQRSWIFYPTKVECYGSKDGINFTKIDDIREPLKLTPQEEVSLWTAYFKLVPKKYQYIKIVAKKLGDLPKWHLGSKHDGKSWLFADEIIIK, from the coding sequence ATGAAATATAATATCATATTCCTATTTAGTTTTTTACTTCTACTTACGCAATGCAAAGAAGATAACAAACAAGAAAAATCTATAAAAAACAAACCTTTAATTGCTTACGTAAACCCATTTATTGGTACTGGTGGTCATGGCCATACTTATCCTGGTGCAACAATGCCTTTTGGCATGATGCAACTTAGCCCAGATACACGTTTAGATGGTTGGGATGGTTGCTCTGGTTACCATTATAGTGACAACGAAATTTATGGCTTTTCGCATACGCATTTAAGCGGTACAGGTGTTAGTGATTATGGCGATATTTTAATAATGCCTACTAACGAGCAAGTTTTTAATAATGGTGCAGATGGCAAAAAAGGATATAAATCTAAGTTTTCTCACGATAATGAAATAGCAGAACCAGGATATTACAAAGTACATTTAGACGATACAGATATAAATGTTGAACTCACCGTTTCTAAACGCAGCGGCATACATAAATATCAATTTCCATCTCCTAATAACCAATACGCTATTGTAGATTTAACACATAGAGATAAAGTTTTAGACGCGAAAATTGAAAAAATATCTGATACCGAAATTGTAGGCTATCGTTTTTCTGAAGCTTGGGCAACAGACCAACGTTTATACTTTGTAATAAAAACATCTCATGCATTTAATGATGTTTTACAATCGCCTCCAAAAACAGGAATGCCTGGAGCGCAAAAAATCGCACTAAACTTTATAAACCCAAACAATGAGCCTGTTTATGTAAAAGTTGGAATTTCGGCAGTAGATATTGAAGGTGCAAAAGAAAATCTAAAAGCTGAAATTGGTAATCAAACATTTAACCAAGTAAAAAAAACAGCTCAAGATTTCTGGGAAAAACAATTACAAAAAATAGTTGTAGAAAGTGATAATAAAGACTATAAAACTAACTTTTACACGTCTATGTATCATGTTGCTTTAGCGCCAAATTTATATCAAGATGTTACAGGCAACTACCGTGGCATGGATATGGAAATTCACAAATCTGTAGGTTTCGATTATTACACTGTGTTCTCTCTTTGGGATACCTATCGTGCTGCACATCCATTATACACTATAATTGAACAGGATAGAACTAACGACTTCATAAACACCTTTTTAGCAAAATATAACGAAGGCGGCATTATGCCTATTTGGGATTTAAGCGCCAATTATACCGGTTGCATGATTGGCTATCATGCGGTTCCTGTAATTGCCGACGCTTACCTAAAAGGTATTCGTGATTACGACCATAACTTAGCTTTAGAAGCCATGCTACATAGTGCCACACGTGATAAATTAGGTTTAAAAAGCTACAAAACGTTTGGGTATATTCCTGTAGAAGAAGAAAGCGAATCGGTATCAAAAACCTTAGAATATGCTTACGATGATTGGTCTATTGCACAAATGGCAAAAGCCATGAATAAAACCGAAGTTTTTAAAAACTATACCCAAAGAGCTCAAAACTATAAAAACGTTTTCGATCCAGAAACGCAATTCATGCGTGGTCGTTTTCGTAACACTTGGTTCGCTCCTTTCGATCCCTACGAAGTAAATTTTAATTATACCGAAGCTAACGCATGGCAATATAGTTTTTATGTACCACAAGATATTTCTGGCTTCATAAATTTATTAGACGGCAAGCAAAACCTAGAAAAAAATCTTGATAAATTATTTGTTGCTACAAACGAAACTTCTGGCAGGCATCAAAAAGATATTACAGGATTAATTGGTCAATACGCTCATGGTAACGAGCCTAGTCATCACATGGCTTACCTTTATAATTTTGTAAATAAACCACATAAAACACAAGAAAAAGTCCACCAAATATTAACCGAGTTATATACCAATACTCCAGATGGTATTTCTGGCAACGAAGATTGCGGTCAAATGAGCGCTTGGTACATATTTAGTTCAATAGGTTTCTATCCAGTTACTCCAGGAAGCAATCAATACATAATAGGAACACCCTTATTTAAAAACGCAACTTTTAATTTAGAAAATGGTAAAACCTTTACGGTTTCAGCTACTAATTTAAGCGACACCAATAAATATATAGCATCAGCCAGTTTAAACGGAAAACCGTTACAACAATCATTTATTACACATCAAGATATAATGAATGGCGGAACGCTTCATTTTAAAATGACAAACTCACCATCAAATTGGGCAACAAAAGATTCCGAAATTCCAGAAACAAAAATCGAAGAACACCTTATTGTAACACCACCGTTTATTGCAAAAGGCGATACGGCTTTTAAAGGCGAAACCGAAGTTGTGCTTAAAAGTAACACCAAAAATGCTATTATTTATTATTCTGAAAATAATTCAGAATTTAAAAAATACACAAAACCATTTAGTATTTCTGAAGCATTAAAACTAAATGTTTATGCAGAATTAAATGCAAAGAAAAGCAAAACAATTACTACCCATTTTTTTAAAATAGATCCTAATCTTTCAGTAACCTTAAAAACCAAATATGCTAACCAGTATAATGGCGGCGGAAACAATGCGTTAATAGATGGTATACTTGGGACTCAAGATTTTAGAACAGGTACTTGGCAAGGCTATTTTAACGAAGACTTAGTGGCTATAGTTGATTTAGGCTCAGAACAATTGGTAAACTTAGTTAAGATTAATTTTTTACAAGACCAACGCTCTTGGATTTTTTATCCTACAAAAGTAGAATGTTATGGCTCTAAAGACGGTATTAACTTTACTAAAATTGACGATATTAGAGAGCCATTAAAGTTAACTCCTCAAGAAGAGGTTTCTTTGTGGACTGCATATTTCAAACTAGTGCCAAAAAAGTACCAATACATAAAAATTGTTGCAAAAAAACTAGGCGATCTTCCTAAATGGCATTTAGGTAGTAAACACGATGGTAAAAGCTGGTTATTTGCAGACGAGATTATAATAAAATAA
- the polA gene encoding DNA polymerase I translates to MSDNKRVFLVDAYALIFRGYYAFIKNPRINSKGQDTSAIMGFMNSLLDVIKRERPNLLAVCFDKGGSTDRVEMFEEYKANRDETPEGIKTAIPYICQILEAMHIPIMVKEGFEADDVIGTLAKQAEKEGYQTFMVTPDKDFAQLVSENIFMYRPVFGGGYETWGIPEVQKKFEVTDPLQVIDYLGMMGDASDNIPGLPGVGDKTAKKFLAAYGSMENLFANTHELKGKMKEKIEANQELGLLSKKLATIMLDVPVEFHAKDFELDAPDIDKVKEIFQELEFRRLTDNFIKTFAEDSPAIGNSTSNTSEKPTSKTSTAPTSNAGAGQFNLFGGDPNETKDGTSNIDTAFTRRTVANTSHFYQSVAPGMATKLFIKNLMNQTSVCFDTETTGLNPLTAELVGIAFSWETGKGFYLPFPEDKQEAQAIIEALRCFFEAENIQKIGQNLKYDIKVLAKYNVEVKGPLFDTMLAHYLINPDMRHNMDVLAETYLNYTPVSITELIGKKGKNQLSMRDVPLDKQTEYAVEDADITLQLKEHFEKELGEANTQKLFDDIEVPLLRVLAAMELEGINLDKDFLQSLSNDLNRDIEALVTKIYDVAGEEFNIASPKQLGIILFEKLKLVDKPKKTKTGQYKTGEDILSVLAKDHEIIRNILEYRGLAKLKSTYVDALPLQVEESTGRVHTDYMQTVAATGRLSSNNPNLQNIPIRTERGRQVRKAFIPRNDDYTLLAADYSQIELRIIAALSKEETMIEAFKNGEDIHASTASKVFGVPIEEVTRAQRSNAKTVNFGIIYGVSAFGLSNQTDLSRGEAKELIDTYYETYPKLKKYMSEQVHFARDNGYVKTILDRRRYLKDINSRNAVVRGAAERNAVNAPIQGSAADIIKIAMINIYNKLEAGNYKTKMLLQVHDELVFDVYKPELEKMTTLIKTEMENAFKMEVPLDVEVDTGLNWLEAH, encoded by the coding sequence ATGTCAGACAATAAACGCGTCTTTTTAGTAGACGCATACGCCTTAATATTTCGTGGCTATTATGCCTTTATAAAAAATCCAAGAATTAACAGTAAAGGTCAAGACACCTCAGCTATTATGGGTTTTATGAACTCACTTTTAGACGTTATTAAACGCGAAAGACCAAACCTTTTAGCTGTTTGTTTTGATAAAGGCGGCAGTACTGATCGAGTAGAAATGTTTGAAGAATACAAAGCCAATAGAGACGAAACGCCCGAAGGTATAAAAACAGCTATTCCATACATTTGCCAAATTTTAGAAGCCATGCATATTCCTATCATGGTTAAAGAAGGTTTTGAAGCAGACGATGTTATTGGAACTTTAGCAAAACAAGCCGAAAAAGAAGGCTACCAAACTTTTATGGTAACACCAGATAAAGATTTTGCACAATTAGTAAGCGAAAATATTTTTATGTACAGACCTGTTTTTGGTGGTGGCTATGAAACTTGGGGAATACCAGAAGTACAGAAAAAATTTGAAGTTACAGATCCATTACAAGTTATCGACTATTTAGGTATGATGGGAGATGCAAGTGATAATATTCCAGGATTACCAGGTGTTGGTGATAAAACAGCAAAAAAGTTTTTGGCCGCTTATGGTAGTATGGAAAACTTATTTGCCAATACGCATGAGCTTAAAGGTAAAATGAAAGAAAAAATTGAAGCCAACCAAGAATTGGGTTTACTTTCTAAAAAACTAGCCACAATTATGCTTGACGTTCCTGTAGAGTTTCATGCTAAAGATTTCGAGTTAGATGCACCAGATATAGATAAAGTAAAAGAAATTTTTCAAGAATTAGAGTTTAGACGTCTTACAGATAATTTTATAAAAACTTTTGCTGAAGATTCGCCTGCAATAGGAAATAGCACTTCAAATACTTCAGAAAAACCAACTTCAAAAACAAGCACAGCACCAACCTCTAATGCTGGAGCTGGACAATTTAATTTATTTGGTGGCGATCCAAATGAAACAAAAGATGGAACCTCTAATATAGACACTGCTTTTACAAGAAGAACCGTTGCAAACACGTCTCATTTTTACCAAAGTGTCGCTCCAGGAATGGCTACCAAACTATTCATTAAAAATTTAATGAATCAAACTAGTGTGTGTTTTGATACAGAAACTACAGGCTTAAATCCATTAACTGCAGAATTAGTTGGTATCGCTTTTTCTTGGGAAACAGGAAAAGGATTTTATTTACCTTTCCCAGAAGATAAACAGGAAGCACAAGCCATTATCGAAGCATTACGATGCTTTTTTGAAGCAGAAAACATTCAGAAAATTGGTCAGAATTTAAAATACGATATCAAAGTATTAGCAAAATATAACGTAGAAGTTAAAGGTCCATTATTTGATACCATGTTAGCGCATTATTTAATTAATCCAGACATGCGTCATAATATGGATGTGTTAGCAGAAACCTATTTAAATTACACACCAGTTTCTATAACAGAACTCATTGGCAAAAAAGGCAAAAACCAATTGTCTATGCGCGATGTTCCGTTAGACAAACAAACGGAATATGCTGTCGAAGATGCAGATATTACCTTACAACTTAAGGAGCATTTTGAAAAAGAATTAGGCGAAGCCAATACACAAAAGCTTTTTGATGATATCGAAGTGCCTTTACTGCGTGTATTAGCAGCAATGGAACTAGAAGGCATTAACTTAGATAAAGACTTTTTACAATCATTATCTAACGATTTAAACAGAGACATTGAAGCTTTAGTAACCAAAATTTACGATGTTGCTGGCGAAGAATTTAATATTGCTTCACCAAAGCAATTAGGAATCATTTTATTTGAAAAATTAAAGCTTGTCGATAAACCTAAAAAAACCAAAACAGGACAATACAAAACGGGTGAAGACATTCTATCTGTATTAGCCAAAGATCATGAGATTATTCGTAATATTTTAGAATATCGTGGTCTGGCAAAATTAAAAAGTACCTATGTTGATGCTTTACCTTTACAAGTGGAAGAATCTACAGGTCGCGTACATACAGATTATATGCAAACCGTTGCTGCAACAGGACGCTTAAGTAGTAACAATCCTAACTTACAAAATATTCCAATTCGTACAGAACGTGGGCGCCAAGTACGTAAAGCGTTTATTCCTAGAAATGACGATTACACTTTACTTGCTGCCGATTATAGCCAAATAGAACTGCGTATTATTGCAGCTTTAAGTAAAGAGGAAACCATGATTGAAGCCTTTAAAAATGGTGAAGATATTCACGCTTCAACCGCTTCCAAAGTTTTTGGAGTGCCAATTGAAGAGGTAACCAGAGCGCAACGTAGCAATGCCAAAACCGTAAACTTTGGTATTATTTATGGCGTGTCTGCTTTTGGCTTAAGTAACCAAACCGATTTATCGCGTGGTGAAGCCAAAGAGCTTATTGATACCTATTACGAAACCTATCCAAAGCTTAAAAAATACATGAGCGAACAAGTCCATTTTGCTCGCGATAACGGTTATGTAAAAACCATTTTAGACAGACGCCGTTACCTAAAAGATATAAATAGCCGAAACGCTGTAGTTCGCGGTGCAGCAGAACGAAATGCGGTTAATGCACCAATACAAGGTAGTGCTGCAGATATTATAAAAATTGCTATGATTAATATTTATAATAAATTGGAAGCTGGTAATTATAAAACCAAAATGCTACTACAAGTACATGATGAATTGGTTTTTGATGTCTACAAACCAGAACTCGAAAAGATGACAACCTTAATTAAAACCGAAATGGAAAACGCCTTTAAAATGGAAGTGCCATTAGATGTTGAGGTAGATACTGGTTTGAATTGGTTGGAGGCGCATTAA
- a CDS encoding metallophosphoesterase — MLRWIILVLLVFAFDLYAFQTIRTLTKSYWIYVIYWLASTYVVGNFVYYYANFVRGESFTHGHGYAVAFLVTLFVPKLILVLFMFGEDIVRFVLTILNKTANSDADTVAYSTSRRGFVSKIALGLAAIPLSSFIYGIYRGKYNYQVVKHVLYFEDLPEAFDGYKITQISDVHSGSLENREKIEYGIDLINEQESDTILFTGDIVNTKAAEMNKWVDVFAKLKAKDGKYAVLGNHDYGYYAYGGDADLNAKNQRELEEIHKKIGFDLLMNDNRQIERNGQKINLLGVENWGASRHFPKRGSLKETTKTIGDNEFNILMSHDPSHFDFDKMEVNKDDINNHDIVTNETNIVNFEKHIHLTLAGHTHGMQFGIEVPSLGIKWSPVKYRYPKWAGMYEVAGKYLNVNRGFGYLAFPGRIGIWPEITVIELKKGVNNA, encoded by the coding sequence ATGCTCCGTTGGATTATTCTTGTTTTACTGGTATTTGCGTTCGATTTGTATGCTTTTCAAACCATTAGAACACTCACAAAAAGTTATTGGATTTATGTTATATATTGGTTAGCGAGTACTTATGTTGTAGGTAACTTTGTTTATTACTATGCCAATTTTGTTAGAGGCGAAAGTTTTACTCATGGCCATGGTTATGCAGTTGCTTTTTTAGTTACTTTATTTGTACCAAAACTAATTTTAGTACTATTTATGTTTGGTGAAGATATTGTGCGTTTTGTTCTTACTATACTTAATAAAACAGCAAATTCTGATGCAGATACTGTTGCTTATTCTACTAGTAGAAGAGGTTTTGTTTCTAAAATAGCTTTAGGCTTAGCAGCAATTCCTTTGAGTTCTTTTATTTATGGGATTTACAGAGGAAAGTATAATTACCAAGTTGTTAAACATGTACTCTATTTTGAAGATTTGCCAGAAGCGTTTGATGGTTATAAAATAACACAAATAAGTGATGTGCATTCTGGAAGTTTAGAAAACAGAGAGAAAATAGAATATGGTATTGATTTAATTAATGAGCAAGAAAGTGATACTATTTTATTTACTGGAGATATTGTAAATACAAAAGCTGCAGAAATGAATAAATGGGTAGATGTTTTTGCAAAATTAAAAGCAAAAGATGGAAAATATGCAGTTTTAGGTAATCATGATTATGGGTATTACGCCTATGGTGGAGATGCAGATTTAAATGCAAAAAACCAAAGGGAATTAGAAGAGATTCATAAAAAAATTGGTTTCGATTTACTAATGAATGACAACCGCCAGATAGAGCGAAATGGTCAAAAAATAAATTTACTTGGTGTTGAAAACTGGGGAGCATCTCGTCATTTTCCAAAACGCGGAAGCTTAAAAGAAACGACTAAAACCATTGGAGACAATGAATTTAATATATTAATGTCTCATGATCCTTCGCATTTTGATTTTGATAAAATGGAAGTAAATAAAGACGATATAAATAATCATGATATTGTAACAAACGAAACTAATATAGTTAATTTTGAAAAGCACATTCATTTAACCTTAGCAGGCCATACACATGGTATGCAGTTTGGTATAGAAGTACCATCTTTAGGTATAAAATGGAGTCCTGTAAAATACCGTTACCCAAAATGGGCAGGAATGTACGAAGTAGCAGGTAAGTATTTAAACGTAAACAGAGGCTTTGGTTATCTTGCCTTTCCTGGTAGAATAGGGATTTGGCCAGAAATTACTGTAATCGAGCTTAAAAAGGGTGTAAATAATGCTTAA